From a single Halogeometricum sp. S3BR5-2 genomic region:
- a CDS encoding ParA family protein yields MSGPAKLCISNQKGGVGKTTIAINVAGAISARGHDVLFVDLDPQGNATENLGLMDAYDDEPPTLFDCLTDPEERETVAEIVREHEEMDVIPSNIDMTAAEPELTLARRSGEQLSLVLREVEDDYDYVVVDCPPNLGNLMDNALFATQNVLIPALAESTSKRAFELLFDHVDALEYDYEIDIHDRGVVVNRIDVRKTQAREMVEWINAAFDDVPVWQIRERADVQKALDAGVSLLEFNPESDMCEVFRDIAADLDEQFGIEGREVEA; encoded by the coding sequence ATGAGTGGCCCGGCAAAACTCTGCATCTCGAACCAGAAGGGCGGGGTCGGAAAGACGACCATCGCCATCAACGTCGCCGGCGCGATAAGCGCCCGCGGGCACGACGTGCTGTTCGTCGACTTGGACCCGCAGGGGAACGCGACGGAGAACCTCGGTCTGATGGACGCGTACGACGACGAACCGCCGACGCTGTTCGACTGCCTCACGGACCCCGAAGAGCGGGAGACGGTCGCCGAAATCGTCCGCGAGCACGAGGAGATGGACGTCATTCCCTCGAACATCGACATGACCGCCGCCGAACCGGAACTGACGCTCGCGCGTCGGAGCGGCGAACAGTTGTCGCTCGTCCTGCGCGAGGTGGAGGACGACTACGACTACGTCGTCGTCGACTGCCCGCCCAACCTCGGCAACCTCATGGACAACGCCCTGTTCGCCACGCAGAACGTCCTCATCCCCGCCCTCGCGGAGTCGACATCCAAGCGGGCGTTCGAGCTCCTCTTCGACCACGTGGACGCCTTGGAGTACGACTACGAGATAGACATCCACGACCGCGGCGTCGTCGTCAACCGCATCGACGTGCGGAAGACGCAGGCGCGCGAGATGGTCGAGTGGATCAACGCCGCCTTCGACGACGTGCCGGTGTGGCAGATTCGCGAACGCGCGGACGTACAGAAGGCCCTCGACGCGGGCGTCTCGCTGCTCGAGTTCAACCCCGAGTCCGACATGTGCGAGGTGTTCCGCGACATCGCCGCCGACCTCGACGAGCAGTTCGGCATCGAGGGACGGGAGGTCGAAGCATGA
- a CDS encoding AIM24 family protein — protein sequence MNLDEFVSTHAPESGGETFQLENSKLLDVTVSGSVMAKAGSMVGYTGDISFERKSEGGLTGMLKKRATGEGTVMMQATGEGNLYLADQGKEVQILELGETDEISVNGNDVLAFEEGVGWDIRMMNSIAGASSGGLFNVFLEGPGRVAITTHGKPLVVPTPVSTDPNATVAWSSDVSPSAKRDIDIKGLLGRSSGETYQLEFPEEGGFVVIQPYEEFQPGQ from the coding sequence ATGAATCTCGACGAATTCGTCAGCACGCACGCGCCGGAATCGGGAGGAGAGACGTTCCAACTGGAGAACTCGAAACTGCTCGACGTCACCGTCAGCGGCAGCGTCATGGCGAAGGCGGGGTCGATGGTCGGTTACACGGGCGATATCTCCTTCGAGCGGAAGTCCGAGGGCGGTCTCACCGGGATGCTGAAGAAGCGGGCCACCGGCGAGGGAACCGTGATGATGCAGGCGACGGGCGAGGGCAACCTCTACCTCGCCGACCAGGGCAAGGAGGTGCAGATACTCGAACTGGGCGAAACCGACGAGATAAGCGTCAACGGCAACGACGTGCTCGCGTTCGAGGAGGGCGTCGGCTGGGACATCAGGATGATGAACAGCATCGCGGGCGCCTCCTCGGGCGGTCTCTTCAACGTCTTCTTGGAGGGTCCGGGCCGCGTCGCCATCACGACGCACGGCAAACCGCTGGTCGTTCCGACGCCCGTCAGCACCGACCCCAACGCCACCGTGGCGTGGAGCAGCGACGTCTCGCCAAGCGCGAAGCGCGACATCGACATCAAAGGGCTCCTCGGCCGCTCCTCGGGTGAGACGTACCAACTGGAGTTCCCCGAGGAGGGCGGGTTCGTCGTCATCCAACCGTACGAGGAGTTCCAGCCCGGTCAGTAG
- a CDS encoding hydantoinase/oxoprolinase family protein gives MADETRVGVDVGGTFTDVALLTAEDRLVTAKVPSTGDQSVGVVEGIEKACAEAGIDPDDVDGFTHAMTVSVNALLESTGAKTALVTTEGFRDVLEIGRQDRPDLYDLTAERPAPLVPRRRRFEVTERATEDGIETPVDESEVRELAAEIRDCGAESVAVSLLHAYQHPENERAVAAVLREELDVPVSASHEVLAEFREFERTSTTAVDAYVTPVIDAYLGRLEERAAELGVPTPRIMQANGGLAPASTVREHAVTTTMSGPAAGVVGAAETAAAGDLAGLVTFDMGGTSSDVSLVRGGEAERTTDAEINGHPVRTPMVDVNTVGAGGGSVAWVDAGDALRVGPRSSGADPGPACYGRGGTEPTVTDANVVLGYIGGSSALGGELSLDAGAAHDALAGLADEVGLDDALAAARGVYRVANANMARAIRSVTVERGHDPRRFGLVAFGGAGPMHAAALADGLDVGTVVVPRACGVLSAYGLLAADEKHDSVRTLRSPLVGVDVATVESAYDGLRADVLADVETPADATVSRAADLRYDGQSFELTVPVGGTFDPETVAERFHEAHEGAYGYRLSDPVELVNLRSTAVVERGALDVTYGGAGEARKATREAFFDDGFRETPVYAREGLDAGDDVSGPAVLEQNESTVVVPPGWRGTVGADGTLTLTRGGEER, from the coding sequence GTGGCCGACGAGACGCGCGTCGGCGTCGACGTGGGCGGGACGTTCACCGACGTGGCGCTTCTGACCGCGGAGGACCGACTCGTGACCGCGAAGGTGCCGAGCACGGGCGACCAGAGCGTCGGCGTCGTCGAGGGCATCGAGAAGGCCTGCGCGGAGGCCGGTATCGACCCCGACGACGTCGACGGCTTCACGCACGCGATGACCGTCTCGGTCAACGCCCTGCTCGAAAGCACGGGCGCGAAGACGGCGCTCGTCACCACCGAGGGCTTCCGCGACGTGCTCGAAATCGGCCGGCAGGACCGCCCCGACCTCTACGACCTGACAGCCGAGCGACCCGCGCCGCTCGTGCCGCGCCGCCGCCGTTTCGAGGTGACCGAACGCGCGACCGAGGACGGTATCGAGACACCGGTCGACGAGAGCGAAGTCCGTGAACTCGCCGCCGAGATTCGGGACTGCGGGGCCGAGAGCGTCGCCGTCTCACTGCTGCACGCCTACCAACACCCCGAGAACGAACGCGCCGTCGCCGCGGTGCTCCGCGAGGAACTGGACGTTCCCGTCTCGGCCTCCCACGAGGTGCTCGCGGAGTTCCGCGAGTTCGAGCGCACCTCCACCACCGCGGTCGACGCCTACGTCACCCCCGTCATCGACGCCTACCTCGGCCGCCTCGAAGAACGAGCCGCCGAGTTGGGCGTCCCGACGCCCCGCATCATGCAGGCCAACGGCGGCCTCGCGCCCGCTTCGACCGTCCGAGAACACGCGGTGACGACCACCATGTCCGGCCCGGCGGCGGGCGTCGTCGGCGCCGCGGAGACGGCGGCGGCGGGCGACCTCGCCGGTCTCGTCACGTTCGATATGGGCGGCACGTCGAGCGACGTGAGCCTCGTCCGCGGCGGCGAGGCCGAGCGCACGACGGACGCCGAGATAAACGGCCATCCGGTCAGGACGCCGATGGTCGACGTGAACACCGTCGGCGCCGGCGGCGGCTCTGTCGCGTGGGTCGACGCGGGCGACGCCCTCCGCGTCGGCCCGCGTTCCTCGGGTGCCGACCCCGGTCCGGCCTGCTACGGGCGCGGCGGCACCGAACCCACGGTGACGGACGCGAACGTCGTCCTCGGCTACATCGGCGGCAGTTCCGCGCTCGGCGGCGAACTCTCCCTCGACGCGGGGGCCGCACACGACGCCCTCGCCGGCCTCGCCGACGAGGTCGGCCTCGACGACGCCCTGGCGGCCGCCCGCGGCGTCTACCGCGTCGCCAACGCGAACATGGCGCGCGCGATTCGCTCGGTGACGGTCGAACGGGGCCACGACCCTCGGCGGTTCGGCCTCGTCGCCTTCGGCGGCGCCGGCCCCATGCACGCCGCCGCTCTCGCCGACGGCCTCGACGTCGGTACCGTCGTCGTCCCGCGGGCCTGCGGCGTCCTCTCGGCGTACGGACTGCTCGCGGCCGACGAGAAGCACGACTCCGTGCGAACGCTCCGGAGTCCGCTCGTCGGCGTCGACGTGGCGACCGTCGAATCCGCCTACGACGGCCTCCGGGCGGACGTACTCGCGGACGTCGAGACGCCCGCAGACGCGACGGTGTCGCGGGCGGCCGACCTCCGGTACGACGGGCAGAGCTTCGAACTCACCGTCCCGGTCGGCGGGACGTTCGACCCCGAGACGGTCGCGGAGCGGTTCCACGAGGCCCACGAGGGCGCCTACGGCTACCGGCTCTCCGACCCCGTCGAACTGGTCAACCTCCGCTCGACCGCCGTCGTCGAACGCGGCGCCCTCGACGTGACGTACGGCGGCGCCGGCGAGGCGCGAAAGGCAACCCGTGAGGCGTTCTTCGACGACGGGTTCCGCGAGACGCCGGTGTACGCCCGCGAGGGACTCGACGCCGGCGACGACGTTTCCGGTCCGGCCGTCCTCGAACAGAACGAGAGCACCGTCGTCGTGCCGCCGGGGTGGCGGGGAACGGTCGGAGCCGACGGAACGCTCACGCTGACCAGAGGGGGTGAGGAACGGTGA
- a CDS encoding ATP-binding protein — MAYLCADGTVRQGYRLGDARPIRSLGRIQYAWDRTTDDGERREYVTSAGFLVREEEMAAANVAATLHFERALEAEHIDAFADACENRPETIASEAAARCDPAALRSHAAEVAEFVNNAARGAAEHLYWGWDRRRTPIGRNGRFTQSLPNGFHADLRDALTREFEWMSDADAAVVANLTPERVGGVVRFQQGDKKRPTTADDVTDEMSEAVRPSGDDASDNGGADADAEQWLCEPDTTFEDVAAMDGVKERLRQTVLNPLSDPELFEAYGLGTINGILLHGPPGTGKTYLSRALAGELGRPFLRITPANVTSKFVGESADNIAKIFEVARAHQPSIVFIDELDALGTDRGATHNTQSERQMQNQLLMELAALDAEDVVVIGATNKLEELDEALVRTGRFDEWIAVPLPDPESRRSILRYHLDGRPTELDDDELDDAVAATDGFSASDLESAANEAARRAIAETYDAGSRQPISARHVRAAVEAASPHDERGGTETTRGGEDEANGGIRGECDESDGDGSADDHPASRHPQMSY; from the coding sequence ATGGCGTACCTCTGTGCGGACGGTACCGTCCGGCAGGGGTACCGCCTCGGTGACGCGCGGCCGATACGGAGCCTCGGGCGCATCCAGTACGCGTGGGACCGGACGACAGACGACGGCGAGCGACGCGAGTACGTCACCTCCGCCGGGTTCCTCGTTCGAGAGGAGGAGATGGCCGCGGCGAACGTCGCCGCGACGCTCCACTTCGAACGCGCCCTGGAGGCCGAGCACATCGACGCCTTCGCCGACGCGTGCGAGAACCGGCCGGAGACCATCGCTTCGGAGGCGGCGGCGCGGTGCGACCCGGCGGCCCTGCGGTCGCACGCCGCGGAGGTGGCCGAGTTCGTGAACAACGCCGCTCGCGGGGCGGCCGAACACCTCTACTGGGGATGGGACCGACGGCGGACGCCCATCGGTCGGAACGGGCGGTTCACCCAGTCGCTGCCGAACGGATTCCACGCCGACCTCCGAGACGCGCTAACGCGCGAGTTCGAGTGGATGTCCGACGCGGACGCCGCCGTGGTCGCCAACCTGACGCCCGAACGCGTCGGCGGCGTGGTCCGGTTCCAGCAGGGCGACAAGAAGCGGCCGACGACGGCCGACGACGTGACCGACGAGATGTCCGAGGCGGTCCGTCCGTCCGGAGACGACGCGTCCGATAACGGAGGGGCGGACGCCGACGCCGAACAGTGGCTGTGCGAACCGGACACCACGTTCGAGGACGTGGCCGCGATGGACGGCGTCAAAGAGCGACTCAGACAGACCGTCCTGAACCCGCTGTCCGACCCGGAACTGTTCGAGGCGTACGGACTCGGAACGATAAACGGTATTCTGCTACACGGACCGCCGGGGACCGGGAAGACGTATCTGAGTCGCGCGCTCGCCGGCGAACTCGGACGGCCGTTCCTACGCATCACGCCCGCGAACGTGACGAGCAAGTTCGTCGGCGAGAGCGCCGACAACATCGCCAAGATATTCGAGGTCGCCCGGGCGCACCAACCGAGCATCGTCTTCATCGACGAACTCGACGCCCTCGGAACCGACAGGGGGGCCACCCACAACACGCAGAGCGAACGGCAGATGCAGAACCAACTGCTGATGGAACTCGCGGCGCTGGACGCCGAGGACGTCGTCGTCATCGGTGCGACGAACAAACTGGAAGAACTCGACGAGGCGCTCGTCCGGACGGGTCGGTTCGACGAGTGGATAGCCGTTCCCCTCCCCGACCCCGAGTCCAGACGGTCGATACTGCGGTACCACCTCGACGGACGGCCGACCGAACTCGACGACGACGAGTTGGACGACGCGGTCGCCGCGACCGACGGATTCAGCGCGAGCGACCTCGAATCGGCGGCGAACGAGGCGGCGAGACGGGCGATAGCGGAGACGTACGACGCGGGAAGTAGACAGCCCATCTCCGCGCGGCACGTTCGCGCCGCCGTCGAGGCGGCCTCCCCGCACGACGAACGCGGAGGTACCGAGACGACGCGCGGCGGGGAAGACGAGGCGAACGGGGGCATTCGCGGCGAGTGTGACGAGTCCGACGGCGACGGTTCGGCGGACGACCACCCCGCGAGCCGACATCCGCAGATGTCGTACTGA
- a CDS encoding hydantoinase B/oxoprolinase family protein, whose product MSDADSDADVDAVLLEIVRNQFESVAEEMGQVLITSSYSPNIKERRDCSTALFDAEGRLVAQAEHIPVHLGAMPEAVETVLAYDPEPGDVFVLNDPFEGGTHLPDVTMVSPLAIDGEILGFAVSRAHHADVGGMTPGSMPAGAREIYQEGLRLPPVRLVSGGETNDDVLSLLLANVRNPGERRADVRAQIAANDRAEERLADLVAEHGRERILAAFDAVIDYSRERVTAELRDLPDGEYSARDVLEGDGLTDEDVPIEVTATVDGDTVAFDFEGTASQVPGNVNAPLAVAKSAVYFVVRCVTDPEIPPNQGCYDPIEVSVPAGSLLNPNAPAAVVGGNVETSQRVTDVVFTALADAAPDRVPAQGQGTMNNLTIGSRAGGSDGFTYYETIGGGSGGRADGDGLDGAQVGMTNTLNTPIEALEAEYPLFVEEYGLRPGSGGDGEHRGGLGIVRSVTVGADATVSLLTERRRVAPRGIAGGADGAAGENLVDGSPVPAKTTRDVPAGTTVTVRTPGGGGYGAPDDRSEERREADRADGKVED is encoded by the coding sequence GTGAGCGACGCGGACTCGGATGCGGACGTCGACGCGGTCCTGCTCGAAATCGTGCGCAACCAGTTCGAGAGCGTCGCCGAGGAGATGGGGCAGGTGCTCATCACCTCCTCGTACTCGCCGAACATCAAGGAGCGGCGCGACTGCTCGACGGCGCTGTTCGACGCCGAGGGGCGCCTCGTCGCGCAGGCCGAGCACATCCCCGTCCACCTCGGGGCGATGCCCGAAGCCGTCGAGACGGTGCTGGCGTACGACCCCGAACCCGGCGACGTGTTCGTTCTGAACGACCCCTTCGAGGGCGGCACGCACCTCCCGGACGTGACGATGGTGTCGCCGCTGGCGATAGACGGGGAAATTCTCGGATTCGCCGTCTCCCGCGCCCACCACGCCGACGTGGGCGGGATGACGCCGGGCAGCATGCCCGCGGGCGCGCGAGAGATATACCAAGAGGGTCTCCGTCTCCCGCCCGTGCGGTTGGTGTCGGGCGGGGAGACGAACGACGACGTGCTGTCGCTCCTCCTGGCGAACGTCCGCAACCCGGGGGAGCGCCGCGCCGACGTCCGCGCACAGATAGCCGCGAACGACCGCGCCGAGGAGCGACTCGCCGACCTCGTGGCCGAACACGGCCGGGAGCGAATCCTCGCGGCGTTCGACGCGGTCATCGATTACTCGCGCGAGCGAGTCACGGCGGAACTACGCGACCTGCCGGACGGGGAGTACAGCGCCCGCGACGTGCTCGAAGGCGACGGGCTGACCGACGAAGACGTACCGATCGAGGTGACGGCGACGGTCGACGGTGATACCGTCGCGTTCGACTTCGAGGGCACCGCTTCGCAGGTCCCCGGCAACGTCAACGCGCCGCTGGCGGTGGCCAAGAGCGCGGTCTACTTCGTCGTCCGGTGCGTGACCGACCCCGAGATACCGCCGAACCAGGGCTGCTACGACCCCATCGAGGTGTCGGTGCCGGCGGGGTCGCTGTTGAATCCGAACGCGCCGGCCGCCGTCGTCGGCGGCAACGTCGAGACGAGTCAGCGCGTGACCGACGTGGTGTTCACCGCCCTCGCGGACGCCGCCCCCGACCGCGTCCCCGCGCAGGGACAGGGGACGATGAACAACCTCACTATCGGCAGTCGCGCCGGCGGGTCCGACGGCTTCACCTACTACGAGACAATCGGCGGCGGTTCGGGCGGCCGCGCCGACGGCGACGGCCTCGACGGCGCGCAGGTCGGGATGACGAACACGCTCAACACGCCCATCGAAGCGCTGGAGGCCGAGTATCCGCTGTTCGTCGAGGAATACGGCCTCCGGCCGGGAAGCGGCGGCGACGGCGAACACCGCGGCGGACTCGGTATCGTCCGCTCTGTCACCGTCGGGGCCGACGCCACCGTTTCGCTGCTCACCGAACGTCGCCGAGTCGCCCCGCGGGGTATCGCCGGCGGCGCGGACGGCGCGGCGGGCGAGAATCTCGTCGACGGGTCGCCGGTCCCGGCGAAGACGACGCGCGACGTGCCGGCGGGGACGACGGTCACCGTCCGGACGCCCGGCGGCGGCGGCTACGGCGCCCCCGACGACCGGAGCGAGGAGCGACGCGAGGCAGACCGCGCGGACGGAAAGGTGGAGGACTGA
- a CDS encoding lamin tail domain-containing protein, which produces MGETATIVDVVDGDTIDVRLDDGSEERVRIIGIDTPETEDNADAERRAEWEGIEDLSYLGRWGNRASEFAKRELTDASVELEADANEPDRGSFGRLLRYVRYDRSDGEGQNEDDDGTDDGSTVYNRLAVAEGYARVYDSGFARHDDYLERERSAREDGARVWKRSDPAQSPEIRDSEIERLFVPKAASVRTASGAVSDDRVPVFASPSATQSGGEVSYEERIPLVAVDREAGVATVGGPLLDERYEEAEGFAADTSRFGNYPFATNLVGSLSAGAERPERVVVDGGHGQFNADYALSCEDMAYYLRYLEGQDAALTQQNDVGEGVDGDALVVCAPAEAYDESELSALRSFVDGGGAVLLLGHGAEGMPAEAREHLNGVAEALGSDLRLSDDRVVDGESNLNGDETLPRTSNFGESFDLFGPVTPDAGPSSPLVVSNVDASGEGDGAGESVSFANEGDAPVDLSGWTVTDEAGHEYEFPAGTVVPAGATVRLLTGAGDDEVTVHWGRARSVWNDEGDTVSVYDEAGDLVTERTY; this is translated from the coding sequence CCATCGACGTCCGCCTCGACGATGGGAGCGAAGAGCGCGTCCGAATCATCGGGATAGACACCCCCGAGACGGAGGACAACGCCGACGCGGAGCGTCGCGCGGAGTGGGAGGGCATCGAGGACCTCTCGTACCTCGGACGCTGGGGGAACAGAGCGAGCGAGTTCGCGAAGCGGGAGTTGACCGACGCGTCGGTCGAACTCGAAGCCGACGCGAACGAACCCGACCGCGGGAGTTTCGGACGGTTGCTTCGCTACGTTCGGTACGACCGGAGCGACGGGGAAGGGCAAAACGAGGACGACGACGGCACCGACGACGGGTCGACGGTGTACAACCGACTGGCGGTGGCGGAGGGGTACGCCCGGGTGTACGACTCGGGGTTCGCCCGGCACGACGACTACCTCGAACGGGAGCGCTCCGCCCGCGAGGACGGCGCACGGGTGTGGAAACGCAGCGACCCCGCGCAGTCGCCCGAAATCAGAGATAGCGAGATAGAACGGCTGTTCGTTCCGAAAGCGGCGAGCGTCCGGACGGCGTCCGGTGCCGTCTCCGACGATAGAGTTCCCGTCTTCGCCTCGCCCTCCGCGACGCAGTCGGGCGGCGAGGTGAGTTACGAGGAGCGGATTCCACTCGTCGCTGTCGACCGGGAGGCGGGCGTGGCGACGGTCGGCGGCCCCCTCCTCGACGAACGGTACGAGGAGGCGGAGGGGTTCGCGGCGGACACCAGTCGGTTCGGCAACTACCCGTTCGCGACGAACCTCGTCGGGTCCCTCTCCGCGGGGGCCGAACGGCCCGAACGCGTCGTCGTCGACGGCGGTCACGGGCAGTTCAACGCCGACTACGCCCTCTCCTGTGAGGATATGGCGTACTACCTCAGATATCTGGAGGGGCAGGACGCGGCGCTCACCCAGCAGAACGACGTGGGCGAAGGAGTCGACGGCGACGCCCTCGTCGTCTGCGCGCCGGCGGAGGCGTACGACGAGTCCGAACTGTCCGCCCTCCGGTCGTTCGTCGACGGCGGCGGGGCGGTCCTCCTCCTCGGACACGGCGCCGAGGGGATGCCCGCGGAGGCGCGAGAGCACCTGAACGGCGTCGCCGAGGCCCTCGGGTCGGACCTGCGGTTGAGCGACGACCGAGTCGTCGACGGGGAGTCGAACCTGAACGGCGACGAGACGCTCCCCCGCACGTCGAACTTCGGGGAGTCGTTCGACCTGTTCGGGCCGGTGACCCCCGACGCGGGGCCGTCGTCGCCGCTCGTGGTCTCGAACGTCGACGCCTCGGGGGAGGGCGACGGCGCGGGCGAATCCGTCTCGTTCGCGAACGAAGGCGACGCCCCGGTTGACCTCTCGGGGTGGACGGTGACAGACGAGGCGGGGCACGAGTACGAATTTCCCGCGGGAACGGTCGTTCCCGCAGGCGCGACCGTCCGCCTCCTGACGGGCGCGGGCGACGACGAGGTGACGGTTCACTGGGGTCGAGCGCGGAGCGTCTGGAACGACGAGGGCGACACCGTCTCGGTGTACGACGAGGCGGGTGACCTCGTGACGGAGCGGACTTACTGA
- a CDS encoding PRC-barrel domain containing protein gives MATTITDDETGKPVVDSDGNQIGVVSSVEHGTALVDPDPGITDKLLAKLGWDNSDEEDYPLQEARIDTVTDDEIRLRSL, from the coding sequence ATGGCGACCACCATCACGGACGACGAGACCGGCAAGCCAGTCGTCGACAGCGACGGAAACCAGATTGGCGTCGTTTCGTCGGTCGAACACGGGACGGCCCTCGTGGACCCCGACCCGGGTATCACCGACAAACTCCTCGCCAAACTCGGCTGGGACAACTCCGACGAGGAGGACTACCCGCTTCAGGAGGCGCGAATCGACACCGTCACGGACGACGAAATCCGTCTCCGCAGCCTCTGA
- a CDS encoding winged helix-turn-helix domain-containing protein, with protein sequence MTMDSSTTDDPLPSDLEDHLSPSGDRTLEDYLAMQDAIGDRTRFLVVYLLANDDPRTSAQLADRVGVRANTLHYHLNKLEDVGLVRKRREAVNGTDVRDTHYEATDAGREILEHGVVRLIRRTDDSPDGSDS encoded by the coding sequence ATGACGATGGACTCCTCGACGACCGACGACCCGCTCCCGTCGGACCTCGAAGACCACCTCTCTCCGTCGGGCGACCGGACGCTCGAGGATTACCTCGCCATGCAGGACGCCATCGGCGACCGGACGCGGTTTCTGGTCGTCTATCTCCTGGCGAACGACGACCCTCGCACCTCGGCGCAGTTGGCCGACCGGGTGGGGGTCCGCGCGAACACGCTCCACTACCACCTCAACAAACTCGAAGACGTGGGGCTGGTGCGAAAGCGGCGCGAGGCGGTGAACGGCACGGACGTTCGAGATACCCACTACGAGGCCACCGACGCCGGACGGGAGATACTCGAACACGGCGTCGTCCGCCTCATCCGTCGAACCGACGACTCCCCCGACGGTTCCGACTCGTAG